ATGGCACAAAACCGGCCCCCTGTCTCCCGAGGATCCCTATACTCCGAAGGGCATGTTGCAAAAGCTGCACTATCACAACTTTAGTCTATGGCATCTCGAAGATGAGGCGCGGCGCACCGATGTGACCGACGCTGAAATCGCTAAAATCAAGCGGGCTATTGACAAACATAATCAGCAGCGCAACGACGGAGTGGAGCAGATTGATATCTGGATCGACAACGTGCTCACCACTGCCGGCATCCGACCGGGGGATGAGATTGAGTGCAATTCAGAACCGCCGGGATTAATCATTGACCGCCTTTCCATACTTTGTCTGAAGATCTATCATATGCTGGAGCAGACGGAGCGAAAGGATCTGAGCAAAGACGAAATAGACTATTGCATGCTGCGCAGTAAAATTCTTTTAGAACAACGAAAAGATCTGGCCGCTGCCTTAGATGCTCTATTTTTGGACCTGCGCCAGGCTGCGAAACGGCACAAGGTATACCGGCAGTTCAAACTCTACAACGATCCGCGCTTCAATCCCGCTCTGTATCGAAATCGGTGAGCAGACGAGGGCAACATGGCAATAGAAGAGAAAACCATCCAGGTGGAGCTCGCGTACGGCAAGACCGGGTTGCGCGTAACCCTGCCGCAGCGTCCGCTGGTGAAAATCCTCACGATGAAGCCGGCGGATCCGATTCTCGATCCTCCTACAGCAGTGATCAAGTCGCTCCTCAATCCCATCGGCTTCAACCATTCCCTGTATGATATGGCGAAAAACCATGGCTCCGCCTGTATTCTTATCTGCGACATCACACGGCCGGTGCCCAACAAGATCATACTGCCGCCTGTTTTGAAAAGCCTGGCCGCTGCGGGAATTCCCCATCACACCACCCATATTCTCATCGCCACCGGCATTCACCGTCCCAATTTGGATGATGAGCTGATCGAATTGGTCGGTCCAGAGATCGCAGCACGCTATCGGATCGAAAATCACTTTTCTCGCGATTTGGCTTCGCATACCTGTTTAGGAAAAACCAGCAGAGGCACAGACATCTGGATCGACAGCCGATTCGTGGAGGCCGAGTACAAGATCGCCACCGGTTTTATTGAGCCGCATCTGATGGCCGGATTTTCCGGCGGCCGCAAATTGGTCGTTCCCGGCATCTCCAGCATCGAGACGATGAAATACATGCACGGCCCGAAAATCATGGAGCATCCGCTTTCCCGTGAGGGCGTCATCGAAGGCAATCCATTTCATGAAGAAGCTTTGGAGATCGCCCATCGCGCAGGTGTTGATTTTATTGTCAACGTAGCCCTGAACGAGAAACGGGAGATCATCGGTGTTTTTTCCGGCCATATGATATCTGCGCACGAGAAAGGTGTAGAGTTTGTCCGCAGCATTGTACGCGATACGGTTCCACACCCAGTGGACATCGTCCTCACCACCGCAGCCGGCTATCCTTTAGATACCACCTATTATCAAAGCATCAAAGGATTGACCGCGGCCATGCCGATCGTCAAGCAGGGTGGAACCATCATCCTCGCCGCCCGCTGTGAACGCGGATTAGGCAGCGAAGAGTTTGCCGGACT
This is a stretch of genomic DNA from bacterium. It encodes these proteins:
- the larA gene encoding nickel-dependent lactate racemase: MQVELAYGKTGLRVTLPQRPLVKILTMKPADPILDPPTAVIKSLLNPIGFNHSLYDMAKNHGSACILICDITRPVPNKIILPPVLKSLAAAGIPHHTTHILIATGIHRPNLDDELIELVGPEIAARYRIENHFSRDLASHTCLGKTSRGTDIWIDSRFVEAEYKIATGFIEPHLMAGFSGGRKLVVPGISSIETMKYMHGPKIMEHPLSREGVIEGNPFHEEALEIAHRAGVDFIVNVALNEKREIIGVFSGHMISAHEKGVEFVRSIVRDTVPHPVDIVLTTAAGYPLDTTYYQSIKGLTAAMPIVKQGGTIILAARCERGLGSEEFAGLATDPRPVAEIIDEIISEKQFVIDQWQFEKFAQAARKADIILVADGLKPEIKNRLHVKWADTVEQAVAMALKTHGENSRLAVIPKGPYILAQVE
- a CDS encoding DUF4254 domain-containing protein; amino-acid sequence: MIEWFMDLTELWHKTGPLSPEDPYTPKGMLQKLHYHNFSLWHLEDEARRTDVTDAEIAKIKRAIDKHNQQRNDGVEQIDIWIDNVLTTAGIRPGDEIECNSEPPGLIIDRLSILCLKIYHMLEQTERKDLSKDEIDYCMLRSKILLEQRKDLAAALDALFLDLRQAAKRHKVYRQFKLYNDPRFNPALYRNR